The window CGAGCGCGGGCTGGTCGAAGAAGCGGGAGCCGAGCGTCATCTCCAGGTGCTGTACGAGCAGGCGCCACAGTGGCTCGCCGTCATGGGCCCGGGCCTCCGCGAGGAAGGCCGCTTCGTGTCCCGCTTCCCGAGCCTCGGAGGCATCCCGCATGTGGGCCTCAATCCACCGCTCCTCGCGAATCTCCAGGGGGAGATTCTCCTCGCAGGCCCGTGCATACGAGGCCCACGCGGTGGTGCGAGGCCGCCCCTGGGCATCCACCGGCAACACGGCCGCGCCCAGGCGGGCGAACGGAGCGGACACACCCCAGAAGCGGCCCAGGGCCACGGCGCTGGCGACGAGCAGGTGCACCCGGGCCATGCGGCACGGGTGGGCACGGTAGAAGTCCGCGAGCAGCGCGACACACCTGCGGGACGCGCGCTGGCGGAGGACGAAGGCGTGGAGGTCCTCCGTCGAGGCGGTACCGGGCAGCCACTTCCGGGCGTCGGCGAGCTCGGAGGGAGCAAGGCCCTCCACGAAGAGAGGGCCTGCTTCGTGCGCCCGCCCCTGCCCCGCCATCGAGGACTCCGAGGCGAAGTCGTGGGTGTCCGGGGTCGCCATGCAGACCTCACACGCGCTTTCACGCTGCGCACCACTTCGCCCGAGCCGCTCCGTCTTGCTCCGGGACGAAGCGCCAGCAGCCAGCTCCGCCACGGCTGCCCCGCTCATGGCGACACCTCCACAAGTTCTCCACAGTCCGTCGCCGCGCCCGGCGCCCGGTGCTCATTGCCGGAGCCGAGCCAGCTCCGCGCCGCACCAGGAGCCGGCGCCCTGCCCAGCACGCGCGAGAGGAAGAACAGGGCGAACCGCCACCGTGAGCGACCCCGAGCCAGCGCACCCTCTTCCCCCGCGCACCAGCGGCGCAGCGTCTCGAAGCCCCACTCGGTGCCCAGCTGCATGACGGGGCGGAACAGCGCCGCGTCGAGCAGCTCCCCCGCGACTCCGTGCCGCGTCTGGTAGTCGAACACCGTCTTGAAGAAGGTGCCCTCGGGCCGGCGCTCGTAGAGCCACAGCCCGCGGCCCTTGAGGATGACGCTGCGGAAGTCGTCCGAGCCGAACTCGAAGGTGGAGCGCACCAGGGGCGTGTTCGCGAGGTAGCGGCCCCAGCCCTTGATTTCGAGTCCGAAGCCCAGGTGCGTCCGGTAGTCCATGAGGTGGAAGCCGCGCGCGTCCTGCTCGGGCAGGTACTTGATGGACGTGAAGCGCACGTCCCAGGCCGTGTGCAGCTCCGGCTCCTGCGTGCGCTCCCACACCCGCTCGACGGGGGCGGGGATGAGCGCCTCCACCACGATGCGGCGCGGAGGCGGCTGCTTCGGGAGCGCCGCCACCGGCACGCGGCGGAAGGCGAACCACCGGAACAGGTCCCGAGCGAACGAGGCGAGCGCCACCACACCCATCACCGTCATCAGCGTGCGCAGGGCCACGGGGACGGAGGGAGGGGCCACGCGCAGGCCCGTGGGCAGGAGTCGGTCCGGCCACACGGCATGGAAGATGGACATGAGGTACAGCCCGACGAGCACGCTGAGCACCACGTGCATGAAGTACTCGCCGCGAGGCAGGCCACCCTGGGGCGCGCGGCTGTCACGCTCCTCCCAGACATCGGCCCAGGCGACGAAGACGTCGGACGCGTAGAGCACCGCGAGCAGTCCCAGCGCGAGGCCCTGGAAGCGCAGGTGCGGCACCCAGAGGAACTGGAGCCCGTAGATGAGGTGGCGCACGGTGTGCCAGAGGACTTCACGCTGACACTCGGCGCGCTCCTGGAGACGGCCGCGCCACGTGTGGAAGTAGAGGACGTCGAAGGCGCCCAGCAGTCCGATGGCGAGCAGCAGGTAGAAGGCGGCGGTCATACCCGGCCCCTGTGCAACCGGGCGGCCAGGGCCGCGCGGCGCTCCAACCGTGCGGAACCTCAGGGCCTCACGGGGGCCACGGGCACGTCACTGTCAACGCCGTGGACAGCGGTGACAACGGCGCGAGTCAGTACACCTCGCCGGGAAACACGAAGGGCGCCTTGCATCACTCCGCCTTCAGGGACAACCTATGAGGAAGGGCCGCGAGTCACCTCCCTGACACGTCAGACCCGGCTGTTATTGCCCCTCCATGGAACTGGAGACGGGCGTCGGGGAACATGGGGCAGTCATGGAACGAAAACCAGCCACCTACGCGGACCTGGAGGCACTCCCCGACAACGTGGTCGGGGAGCTCATCGGCGGAGCGCTGCATGCCAGTCCCCGTCCGGCTGGGCCGCATACGATCGCGGCGTCCCGGCTGGAAATCGAGCTGGGAGGTCCGTTCGACCGGGGAAGAAATGGGCCCGGAGGTTGGATCCTCCTTATCGAGCCGGAGCTGCACCTGCGAGAGGACGTGCTCGTCCCGGACCTGGCCGGCTGGCGCCGCGAGCGGATGCCCAGGCCTCCGAGGACCGCGGCCTACACCCTCGCGCCGGACTGGGTCTGCGAGGTGCTCTCGCCCTCCACGAAAGCCCTGGACCGGAAGGTGAAGCTGCCCGTGTACGCACGCGAGGGCGTGCGACATGTCTGGCTGATGGACCCCGAGGCGCGCACGCTGGAGGTGTTCAGCCTGGAGGGCACGGACTATTCGCTGCACGCCACGCACTCGGGCCCGGCCCTCGTTCGCGCCGAGCCCTTCGAGGCCGCCGAGCTGGAGCTGGCCTACCTCTGGGGCGAAATGTAGGAAGCGCAGCGGCCATGAGGGCTGCGCCGTCCACTCCGCCCCGTTACATCTTGCCCCCGCATTTCCCAAGCAGGACACGCGAGGTGGCACGCACATGAATTACCGGCAGCTGGGCCGCACCGGCCTCTATGTCTCGGAGCTGTGCTTCGGAGCCATGACCTTCGGCGGAGAGGGAATCTGGAAGGCGATTGGCACGCAGGGCCAGGCGGAGGCCGACAAGCTCGTGGGCCGCTCCCTGGACGCGGGCATCAACTTCTTCGACACCGCGAACGTCTATTCCAACGGCGCCTCGGAGCAGCTCCTCGGCAAGGCCCTGGGGGCGAAGCGCTCCGGCGTCGTGCTGGCCACCAAGGTCCGCGGGCGCATGGGGCCGGGCGTCAACGAGCTGGGCCTGTCACGTGGCCACATCATGGACTCGGTGCACGCGAGCCTGAAGCGCCTGGGCACCGACTACATCGACCTGTACCAGATTCACGGCTACGACCCCGTCACGCCGCTGGACGAGACGCTGCGCGCGCTCGACGACCTCGTGCACCAGGGCAAGGTGCGCTACCTCGGCGCGTCCAACCTGGCCGCGTGGCAGCTCATGAAGGCGCTCGGCATCAGCGAGCACCGCGGCCTCTCCCGCTTCGAGTCCCTGCAGGCCTACTACACCATCGCCGGACGCGACCTGGAGCGCGAGCTGGTGCCACTGATGAAGGACCAGCACCTGGGCCTCATGGTGTGGAGCCCGCTGGCCGGTGGCTTCCTCAGCGGCAAGTACCGCCGCGACCAGCAGGGGCCCGAGGGCTCCCGCCGTGTCGCGTTCGACTTCCCGCCCATCAACAAGGAGCGCGCCTATGACGTCGTCGAGGTCATGGACGGCGTGGCGAAGGAGCACGATGTCTCCGTGGCGCGCGTGGCGCTCGCGTGGCTGCTGCACCAGTCGCACGTCACCACCATCATCATCGGCGCGAAGACGGAGCAGCAGCTCGAAGACAACCTCCTGGCCACCACGCTGAAGCTCACGCCCGAGCAGCTCGCGAAGCTCGACGCCGCCTCGAAGCTCCCGGCCGAGTACCCGCAGTGGATGCT of the Pyxidicoccus trucidator genome contains:
- a CDS encoding Uma2 family endonuclease, with amino-acid sequence MERKPATYADLEALPDNVVGELIGGALHASPRPAGPHTIAASRLEIELGGPFDRGRNGPGGWILLIEPELHLREDVLVPDLAGWRRERMPRPPRTAAYTLAPDWVCEVLSPSTKALDRKVKLPVYAREGVRHVWLMDPEARTLEVFSLEGTDYSLHATHSGPALVRAEPFEAAELELAYLWGEM
- a CDS encoding SRPBCC family protein, whose amino-acid sequence is MTAAFYLLLAIGLLGAFDVLYFHTWRGRLQERAECQREVLWHTVRHLIYGLQFLWVPHLRFQGLALGLLAVLYASDVFVAWADVWEERDSRAPQGGLPRGEYFMHVVLSVLVGLYLMSIFHAVWPDRLLPTGLRVAPPSVPVALRTLMTVMGVVALASFARDLFRWFAFRRVPVAALPKQPPPRRIVVEALIPAPVERVWERTQEPELHTAWDVRFTSIKYLPEQDARGFHLMDYRTHLGFGLEIKGWGRYLANTPLVRSTFEFGSDDFRSVILKGRGLWLYERRPEGTFFKTVFDYQTRHGVAGELLDAALFRPVMQLGTEWGFETLRRWCAGEEGALARGRSRWRFALFFLSRVLGRAPAPGAARSWLGSGNEHRAPGAATDCGELVEVSP
- a CDS encoding aldo/keto reductase; protein product: MNYRQLGRTGLYVSELCFGAMTFGGEGIWKAIGTQGQAEADKLVGRSLDAGINFFDTANVYSNGASEQLLGKALGAKRSGVVLATKVRGRMGPGVNELGLSRGHIMDSVHASLKRLGTDYIDLYQIHGYDPVTPLDETLRALDDLVHQGKVRYLGASNLAAWQLMKALGISEHRGLSRFESLQAYYTIAGRDLERELVPLMKDQHLGLMVWSPLAGGFLSGKYRRDQQGPEGSRRVAFDFPPINKERAYDVVEVMDGVAKEHDVSVARVALAWLLHQSHVTTIIIGAKTEQQLEDNLLATTLKLTPEQLAKLDAASKLPAEYPQWMLERQGADRVSPAK